A stretch of Rhododendron vialii isolate Sample 1 chromosome 4a, ASM3025357v1 DNA encodes these proteins:
- the LOC131324306 gene encoding probable protein kinase At2g41970, which yields MLCCGGGEEENDGPPVSQYTAPARGGNLYGGGSGRGEPRSNAAVRSGAPQKVLPIETPAFSLDELNRLTGNFGSKALIGEGSYGRVFFATLSDGQQAAIKKLDTSSSPDPEDDFASQLSVVSRLKHEHFAELMGYCLEANNRILVYQFATMGSLHDVLHGRKGVQGAEPGPVLTWNQRVKVAYGAAKGLEYLHEKVQPPICHRDIRSSNVLVFDDFLSKIADFNLTNQSSDTAARLHSTRVLGTFGYHAPEYAMTGQITQKSDVYSFGVVLLELLTGRKPVDHTMPKGQQSLVTWATPRLSEDKVKQCVDPKLNNDYPPKAIAKMAAVAALCVQYEADFRPNMTIVVKALQPLLNSKPAGGPDSHA from the exons ATGTTGTGCTGCGGAGGCGGTGAAGAGGAAAACGACGGACCACCTGTGAGCCAATACACGGCCCCGGCTAGAGGGGGGAATCTTTATGGTGGTG GGAGTGGAAGAGGAGAGCCAAGGAGTAACGCTGCTGTACGAAGTGGAGCTCCTCAGAAAGTTTTACCTATAGAGACGCCGGCTTTCTCATTGGATGAGCTAAACAGATTAACCGGTAACTTTGGCTCAAAAGCTTTGATTGGAGAAGGTTCATACGGGCGCGTATTTTTTGCCACGTTAAGCGATGGCCAGCAGGCTGCCATAAAGAAGCTGGATACAAGTTCTTCACCGGATCCGGAGGATGATTTTGCCAGTCAG CTATCGGTAGTGTCAAGACTTAAGCATGAGCATTTTGCCGAGTTGATGGGCTATTGCTTGGAGGCAAATAACAGAATCTTGGTGTATCAATTTGCAACGATGGGCTCTTTACATGACGTATTACATG GGAGGAAAGGTGTACAAGGGGCTGAACCAGGTCCAGTTCTTACTTGGAATCAAAGAGTTAAAGTTGCATATGGTGCAGCAAAAGGCTTAGAGTATCTACACGAAAAGGTTCAGCCTCCTATTTGTCATCGCGACATCAGATCGAGCAATGTCCtagtttttgatgattttttgtccaaaatagcCGATTTCAACTTGACAAATCAGTCCTCCGACACAGCAGCTCGATTGCACTCAACAAGGGTCTTGGGGACTTTTGGCTATCATGCTCCTGA GTACGCAATGACAGGGCAGATAACTCAAAAGAGTGATGTTTACAGTTTCGGGGTTGTTCTTCTAGAGCTGTTAACAGGGAGGAAGCCGGTAGACCATACAATGCCCAAAGGGCAGCAAAGTCTTGTTACTTGG GCAACTCCAAGACTGAGCGAGGATAAAGTGAAGCAATGCGTGGATCCCAAGCTAAACAACGATTATCCACCCAAAGCTATTGCCAAG ATGGCAGCTGTTGCAGCACTTTGTGTTCAATATGAAGCAGACTTCCGGCCGAATATGACAATCGTCGTCAAGGCTCTTCAGCCCCTTCTTAACTCAAAACCAGCAGGAGGCCCGGACTCTCATGCTTAG